Below is a genomic region from Enterobacteriaceae bacterium ESL0689.
CCAGACGGCGAATCAACGGCGTAGCATGGACATAAGCGTCATTTTCGACAAACTCTGTTTTATCAGCCACAGCAGATACCGGCGCGGGCGCTTTTGCTGCCGGTGCGGCTGGCGCTGGCGCAGCCGGTGCGGGAGCGGCGGGGGCAGATACCTGTACCGGTGCCGCACCAGCCACTTCAAATACCATGATCAGCGAACCTGTCGAGACTTTGTCGCCGGTCTGTACTTTGATCTCTTTCACTGTACCCGCGAACGGTGCGGGGACTTCCATAGAAGCTTTGTCCCCTTCGACGGTAATCAGTGACTGCTCAGCTTCGATTTTGTCGCCAACATTGACCATGATTTCCGTTACTTCAACTTCATCATTGCCAATATCCGGGACATGAACATCTTTTGCTGCCGCTGCCGCAGGCGCCGCTACCGGTTCAGCCGCTTTTTTCTCTGCCGTCGCCGGGGCTGCCGCTGCGCTATCCTCTGCCGAATCGAACAGCATAATCAGCTTTCCGGTCGCTGTTTTATCGCCAACCGCAACTTTGATCTCTTTGACCACACCCGCCTGTGGAGACGGGACTTCCATAGAGGCTTTATCCCCTTCTACGGTAATCAGCGACTGTTCTGCTGCCACTTTATCGCCGACATTGACCAGAATTTCGGTGATTTCCACTTCATCTGTGCCGATATCTGGTACTTTTATTTCGATAGCCATTCTTTTTTACCTCTTACGCCAGACGCGGGTTAACTTTATCTGCATCGATATTGAATCTGGCGATCGCTTCTGCCACCACTTTCTTATCGATTTCATCCCGTTTAGCCAGTTCACCCAGTGCTGCAACAACCACATAATCCGCATCGACTTCAAAATGATGACGCAGATTTTCACGGCTATCAGAGCGACCAAATCCGTCAGTACCCAGCACACGATAGTCGCTGGCAGGAATGTAATTACGTACCTGTTCAGCGAACAGCTTCATATAGTCTGTTGAAGCCACCGCTGGCGCATCGTTCATCACCTGCGCAATATAAGGAACGCGCGGTGTTTCCAGAGGATGCAGCATATTCCAGCGTTCGCAGTCCTGACCATCACGGGCCAGTTCAGTGAAAGAGGTCACGCTGTAAACATCGGAACCGATACCATACTCTTTCGCCAGAATCTGAGCGGCTTCACGCACATGGCGCAGCATCGAACCTGACCCCAGTAACTGAACTTTACCTTTATTACCGGCGAGCGTTTCGAGTTTATAGATACCTTTACGGATCCCCTCTTCCGCCCCTTCCGGCATCGCTGGCATGTGATAGTTTTCGTTCAGCGTGGTGATGTAGTAATACACATTTTCCTGTTTCTCACCATACATCCGCTCGAGGCCATCATGCATGATCACCACCACTTCATAAGCGTAAGCAGGATCATACGAGACGCAGTTAGGGATGGTCAGTGCCTGAATATGGCTATGGCCATCTTCATGTTGCAGGCCTTCACCATTCAGAGTGGTACGGCCAGAGGTACCGCCGATCAGGAAGCCACGCGCTTGCTGATCACCCGCTGCCCAGCACAGATCACCAATGCGCTGGAAGCCAAACATTGAGTAGTAGATATAGAACGGGATCATCGGCAGATTGTTGGTGCTGTAAGAAGTCGCCGCTGCCAGCCAGGAGGCACCCGCGCCCAGTTCGTTAATCCCTTCCTGCAATATCTGGCCTTTCTCATCTTCTTTATAGTAAGCCACCAGTTCACGATCCTGCGGGGTATATTGCTGGCCGTTAGGGCTGTAGATACCAATCTGGCGGAACAAGCCTTCCATCCCGAACGTGCGCGCTTCATCAGCAATGATCGGCACCAGACGATCTTTGATCGACTTGTTCTTCAGCATGACGTTCAGCGCACGCACGAAAGCGATGGTGGTTGAGATCTCTTTGCTTTGCTCTTCCAGCAGGGCGGAAAAGTCAGCCAGGGTCGGCAGTTCTAACTTCTCAGTAAACTGACGGCGGCGGGCAGGCAGATAACCGTTGAGCTTTTCACGCTGAGCATGCAGGTAGTTGTACTCTTCAGAACCCTGCGGGAAAGTAATATAAGGCAGTTTTTCGAGATCCGCATCGGCAACCGGCACATTGAAACGATCACGGAAATGACGCACGCCATCCATGTTCATTTTCTTCACCTGGTGAGCGATATTCTTCGCTTCTGCCACATCACCCATACCATAACCTTTGACGGTATGTGCCAGAATTACCGTTGGCCGTCCCTGAACTTCCTGCGCTTTTTTAAATGCGGCATAGACTTTCTTCGGATCGTGACCACCACGATTCAGTGCTCCGATCTGCTCATCAGTCCAGTCGGCAACCAGCGCGGCAGTTTCGGGATATTTACCAAAGAAATGCTCACGAACATAAGCACCATCTTTTGATTTGAAGGTCTGGTAGTCGCCATCAACAGTTTCGTTCATGAGCTGAACCAGCTTGCCGCTGGTGTCTTTCCGTAGTAGCTCATCCCAGCGATCACCCCAGATAACTTTGATGACTTCCCAGCCAGCGCCAGCAAAAATGTCTTCCAGCTCGTTAATGATTTTACCATTACCGGTTACCGGGCCATCGAGACGTTGCAAGTTGCAGTTAATCACAAAGATCAGATTATCCAGCTTTTCACGGGTCGCGATGTTGATAGCCCCTTTGGATTCCGGCTCATCCATTTCACCATCGCCGAGGAACGAGTAAACCTTCTGGGCGGAAGTATTTTTCAGGCCGCGATGTTGCAGGTACTTGAGGAATTTAGCCTGATAGATAGCGGCCAGTGGCCCCAGCCCCATTGATACGGTCGGGAATTGCCAGAAATCCGGCATCAGTTTCGGGTGTGGATAGGATGATAAACCGTGGCCATGCACTTCCTGGCGGAAGTTATTCATTTGCTCTTCGGTTAAACGCCCTTCGATAAAGGCACGTGAATAGATACCCGGCGAGATATGCCCCTGGAAATAGACCAGGTCACCGCCATCCTGCTCCGTATGCGCCCGGAAGAAGTGATTGAAGCAGACTTCATAGAAGGTCGCCGCAGACTGGTAAGAAGCCATATGGCCCCCTAACTCCAGATCTTTTTTCGAGGCGCGCAGTACAAGCATTATCGCATTCCAGCGGATGGCGGCACGAATACGGCGTTCCAGCTCCAGGTTACCTGGGTATTCTGGCTCATCTTCCACAGCAATCGTATTGATGTAATGGCCGGATGCGCTTCCGGCTGCGACTTTCACCCCGCCTTTGCGAGCTTCAGAAAGAAGTTGATCAATCAGATACTGAGCACGCTCAACACCTTCTTCACGGATAACCGATTCGATCGCCTGTAACCAGTCGCGAGTTTCGATCGGATCCACGTCATTTAATAAACGTTCTGACATGGCGGATTCCTTCTTTATCTATTCATTAGTTAATCTGGAACGAGTCCTGTTATGCTCTGCCAGAGAACGTAACCAGACAGGTTCTGCGTTGATTTATCGCGCACTTAAAACCGCGCTTAAGAACCGAAGTTCCCATCTTTTCGTTGCTGTAAACGACGCAGTGAGCGTTCCCGACGACTCTCCTCACGGTGACGATCCAGCAAAATTTGCTCAATAAATGCCAGATGCCGATGTGACGCTTCACGCGCCTGATCCGGCTTTCCGGCAATAATTGCCGCAAAAATATCACGGCGATGCTCGCTGACCAGGGAAAGCATTTCCCGGCGCGCATACAACAGCTCAAAATTATGGCGCATATTTTGCGCAAGCATGGGTTCCATACAATGTAAAAGATGAAGCAAAACAACATTATGAGCAGCTTCAGTCACTGCGATTTGATAACGGAGAACCGCCTCAGATTCTGCTTCTGAGTCGCCGGACTGTTGTGCCAGCTCAATGGCATGATGAAGTTCACGAATACGCGCTTTATCCTCATCCGTACCGCGTAAGGCGGCATAATAGGCGGCGATACCCTCCAGAGCGTGACGGGTTTCCAGCAGGTCAAGTTGCGATTCAGGATGGTCAGTCAGCAGCGTGACCAGCGGATCGCTGAAGCTCTGCCACAGATGATTCTGGACAAACGTTCCGCCGCCCTGACGACGAAATAACAGGCCTTTCACTTCCAGTCGTTGAATTGCTTCACGCAGTGAGGGACGAGAAACGTCAAACTGTTTCGCCAGTTCACGTTCAGGCAGCAATTTTTCCCCTGGGCGCAGCGTCCCTTCGAGGATTAAGCATTCGAGTCGCTGCTCTATTACATCAGATAATTTGGGCTGGTGAATTTTGCTGTAAGCCATATTCTTACCTCTGCCACTCATCCGCTGATATTGGTAAGACCAATTTATCATTCATCGTTTTAAAATAACAAAGTATTCACCTTATGTCCATCCTGATTTTGATTGAGATCAGATAAATTGTCTTAATTAACAATAAATTAAAAATAATATCAAGTAAAAATAACATTTTTTAAATAAAAACGGCAGGAGACCGAAGATAAATTTAACATTTATTATACGAAAATAGATACAAACTGAACCGATTCAACTCTGAAAAAATCAATTTTTATTCATTTAATATAAATAAAAATTCAAATGCTAGTTTGTCGTTTTGTCATTTTATTTACAATTGTCTTTTTTTGTTCGCTTCCACTTTATCGCTGCATAAAGCAGGTGCATTCTTTCGCGCTTACCACTATTCTGCGTAAGCCGAAAGATTTTCTGAGTATTTTATTTTTTGTTATCCGTAAAGTAATCGATACAGAGATGGCATTTTTTTAATACAGGCATATCAAATGACAACGTCTATTAATAATGAGGTTCCATAATGGAAGGCCAACAACATGGCGACAAACTCAAACGCAGTCTAAAAAATCGCCACATCCAGCTGATTGCACTCGGTGGCTCTATCGGAGCGGGTTTATTTATGGGGAGTGCGTCGGTGATTCAATCTGCTGGCCCCGGGATCATCCTCGGTTATGTCATCGCTGGTTTTATCGCCTTCATGATTATGCGTCAGTTGGGTGAGATGGTTGTCGAAGAGCCCGTCGCAGGCTCATTCAGCTATTTTGCTTATAAATACTGGGGGAATTTTGCCGGTTTTTCTTCTGGCTGGAATTACTGGGTACTGTATGTGCTGGTCGGGATGACAGAACTGACGGTGGTTGGAAAATATATCCACTTCTGGTGGCCACAGGTTCCCATGTGGGTTTCGGCCGCCTCCTTTTTTGTCATCATCAACGCTATTAACCTGGCGAATGTGAAAGTGTACGGTGAAATGGAGTTCTGGTTCGCCATCATAAAAGTGGTCGCCGTGGTCGCGATGATCCTTTTCGGTTGCTGGCTACTGCTCAGTGGTCACGGGGGGCCACAGGCAACGATACGTAATCTCTGGGATCAGGGCGGATTTCTGCCACATGGCTTCAGCGGCCTGGTGATGGTGATGACGATTATTATGTTCTCATTTGGCGGCCTGGAACTGGTGGGGATCACCGCAGCGGAAGCCAGTCATCCTGAAAAGAGCATTCCCAAAGCCACTAATCAGGTGATTTATCGCGTGCTGATTTTCTACATCGGCTCACTGACTATTCTGCTGTCATTGTTACCGTGGACCCGGGTTACGGACAAAACCAGCCCCTTTGTTCTGATTTTCCACGAGCTGGGTGATGTTTTGGTGGCCAATGCCCTGAATATTGTGGTGTTAACCGCAGCGCTCTCTGTCTATAACAGTTGCGTATACTGCAATAGTCGTATGCTATTTGGCCTCGCACAGCAAGGTAATGCTCCCCGGATACTGCTGAATGTCGATAAGCGTGGTGTTCCTGTCACTACGATTCTGGTCTCCGCCGTCGTGACCGCATTATGTGTGTTGATAAACTATCTGGTGCCCGAATCGGCGTTTAATTTATTGATGGCACTGGTTGTTTCGGCGCTGGTGATCAACTGGGCGATGATCAGCCTGGCGCATATAAAATTCCGCTGCGCTAAACAGCAACAAGGCATTACCACACGTTTCCCATCACTTTTTTATCCGCTCAGTAACTGGATTTGTCTGCTGGCGATGGGTGCCATACTGATAATTATGCTGATGACGCCAGGCATGGCGATTTCTGTCTATCTGATCCCGGTATGGCTTGCTGCGCTGGGCGTAGGGTATCTGGTCAAGCAAAAAAGTATCTGTCGTGCAAAAATAAAGTGATATCTCACTGCAAATAGTATGTCACATCAACAACGCCATACCCTTTGGCGTTGTTGATGATCTCAGGTTCAGCCCTATGGGTTAATTTCAGGGGCTTTTATTATCGGGCGCCACAAGTAACAGATTGCGAAATTTTAGCCAGTCAAACGCCGGGCCGGGATCGGTTTTACGCGCTGGCGCGATATCGCTATGGCCGGTGATATTGCTGGCAATAGCGGGATACCGTGCAATCAACTGCCGCGTTACGGCGGCCAGTTGTTGATATTGTCTATCGGTATAAGGCAAGGTATCGGTGCCTTCCAGTTCGATACCGATAGAAAAATCATTACACCGCTCGCGCCCATGATAACAGGAAACACCGGCGTGCCACGCGCGTTTATCAAAAGGAATATATTGTACAATTTCGCCATCACGGCGGATCAGACAGTGCGCTGAAACACGCAGCTGCGCAATTTGCGCAAAAAAAGGATGGGCATGCGGATCAAGTGTACCGCTAAAAAAGGCATCAATCCACGGCCCACCGAACTCCCCTGGCGGTAAACTAATATTATGTACCACTAATAAAGAGGGGATCTCATTATCCGGGCGACAATCATAGTGCGGAGAAGGCACCCGCCGTGCTCCCATCAACCAGCCACCATCCCACTGCATGTTTTTCTCCTTTTGCTGTCTGCTATTTTCGGTGATGTATTCAATATGTTTATATTGTCTCAAACATCATATTCGCGCTCAATAAAAGTGCCGATGATCCTGTCATGCATCTCAACAGATTTTGAGTACCCCAGGGTCTTACGATTCAGTCGCTTTAAGCGGTTACGCAGATTCAGGTTTTCCCGTTCAATCCGCTGTGTATAAAGCTTACCCCTGATATGTTTTTCATCCGGCAGCAGATCATAAGCGCTGAAGTTATCTGTACACCAGAAGGCAACATGAAAACCTGATAATAATTTCAGTAACCTGCGCAGTGTCTTTTTGCTCCTGCGCCCAAAAGTAGGCGCAATAATACGTTTGAGACGAGGCTCCCACGCATACCACAGCCAGCGTTGCTGCTTTTTACTGCCGACAAAAGACCACATCTCATCCACTTCACAGATAAGCTGGATTTGCTGATTATCCAGCGGAAACGTGGTTACACATCGTGGGGCGAGTTTTTTAAAGTGCGAACAACGGCATTAATGCTGATATGCAGAGTCCGTGCGGTATCGCGGATACCGGCATTATTCATAGCAAGGTCAACAATTTGTTCTTTCATGCCGGGGTGGCAGGCTCGATAAGCGTAATCGGTCTGGAAAGTACGACAGCATGACTGACAACGATAGCGCTGAAATCCGGACTTACCCACGCCATGCTTTTTAACGGGTTCAGTTTATTTACAAAACGGGCATGCTACGTCAATTTTAGCCATCTGGTGTCTCTGATAAAAAGAGCGATTATATAACATGATCAATATGTTGAATACATGACCCATAAGCGCCTCCAGAAACACCACCGGATGCATATGCCAGACTTCCGGCCCCAGTCTCACTCCCTTGTCAGACAAAGCCTTCATCTACGTCATCCTGTCCAGAAACGTTTCCAGATACTTTTTCCACAACGGGGCGTCACGGGTTAAGGTATCCAGATAATTTTTCCGCAGCGCGTCACCCTTGTCGTAATACCATTCACTGGCATGCCTGACGATTATCCGGTACAGATGGTCGCGGTAGGAAATATTATGTATCGCCTGAAGGTATTCCTGCTCCGAATAATAACCGTCCCGGTTACTGTCAATCCTTTCCAGCAGCCGTCGGTAGTTGTACTTGTTCAGGATGTGTGAGATGCGCGTTTCCTCCTGTGCTGCCTGATATAAATGCTCCAGTATCCCCCTTACCATATTATCCGGCCGCCTGAAGCCATCAATCAGGTCAAAGTTCTCCGGCGCCTGATTCAGCGTCACAAATCCCAGTTCACCCGGCGCATACTGCGCCACTTTCTGCACACTGGCCGCCGCCAGCCAGCCCCCTTCCTGACGTATCTGAAAATAAGCCGCATCCCGGTTGTCTGGCAGTATCTTTCCCTGCGCATCGGCACCCGGCACTTTCGTCAGGGTCACCACGCCCGATGTCCGGGTTTTCCGGCTGCCCGCAGCCATTCCCTGCTCGCCCTTTTCATACAGCGGCGCTTCTCTTTGCCAGGTCAGATACACCGGCGTATCCACCCCCACTCCGCCGGGGTTAGTGAGGAACTTTTCCATATCATCCATGCTCAGGCACTCGATATGTACCTGGTAGCGCGAAAGTTTGCCGTTTTCTTCCGGAAGCTGATAAAAGCCCATATGCCCGAGACCGTCTCCGGCACTGACCGGGACAGGTTGCGGTGGTACACACACGGTATTCAATCCCTGTTCACCACCCGATGCCGCTGGCACAACCGGGGTCAGGCTGTCGCCGTCTGATACCACCCACACCCGGTCGCCCTTTTTCAGTTTGTCCTTATCGCGACCGAGAGTCACCAGACTGAATGTCCGCGCCATTTCATTCGCTGTTTTTCCCGGACGGGTAACCTGCTGTGCAGTATTGCCAGGTTCGTAAGAGAGCGGAAAACCTGCCGCCAGTTTGCCCGCTTTGTTATTCTGCAGTACATCATCACGGCTCAGATAGTATGCCCAGTCCGTCCGTGAGGTACAGTTCACCACACCTTCCGGCTGAGCGGTACAGGCAGGTGCGCATTTTGCCCACCATGACGGAACAGGAACAGAATCCATTGCTTTCAGACTTCCCCGGTCTGACACCGTCCAGACTCTGGTTCCCGCCGGGAGTTCCTCTCCTTCTGCATTTCTCACCGCGGCTTTCAGCGTCACTTCGCTAAACTGGCGCTGATCCTGCTGCGGCTCACTGTATTGTCACTCAGCGTGACAGGGGTATCCTGTTCCAGTTTTCCCGCCACCCGCTTTGCCTGCACATCATCCGCACTGAGGTAATAACGCTGGACTCCCGCCACTTTTCTGTCTGAACTGCCGCCCGGCTGTTTATAAGCACTGTACGGTGCCAGGTGCATATACAGTGTGTAAAACGTCAGCCCGCTTGCTGTACTCTCTCCCGGCTGGAGATAGTGTTTTATCAGCACAAAGGAGTCTGAAAGCAGCAGTTTTTCATTACGCCAGTCAATCCCGGCACGTTCATAGCTCTCACATATCCGCCAGGCAACAATCTCACCATCCGCCATACAGCGAATAAACTGCTCGCCCTTATAAAGCTCACGGCAGTATTTACGCTCCTCTTCGCTGTCCGTGCTCAGGGCACACCAGGGCACCGCCGCATCAGTGATGTGAATACCCCCGTGCCACATCCCCTGACAGCCCACCAGATACAGGCCTGAGCTTTCCCCGGCGAGTACCGCCAGCAGCTCTTCCGCTGAGGAAAAGGGATGACCGTTTTTATTCGCGGGGACGGGAAAGCTGATTCCGGGCATCCTGGCAGTCATAATGGACCCTCCCTTTTATTCACTGTTCCATCCGCTGGCTGGCACCAGATAGCCTGATGTCTTTATGATGAAATTACCGGCGGAATCGTGTTTAATTTTGACCATCGTATTACCGGCACGGTAAGTGTCAAGACATCACCCGTGGTTAATTTAAGCGACCTGTTTTTCCCGTTCCGGATTTAATGTCACCGCGCCTTCCGGCTGTCAGTTTCGTGTTCTTCCTGACCTGCTCTCTCTTCAGTTGTTTATTCTCTTTCTGGCTCTGTTTCAGAGCTGCTTTATCTTCCGGTGCGGAAGTCTGTAAAAAGGCCTGTTTCCACTGAATAATCTGCTCCAGACACGGGTTTCCCCTCTGATTTGGCCTGATTACACCAGTTATAAAGGGTAGCTTCGGATATTCCTTTCATTTGTGCAACGGTGGAAACTATCCTGATACTGAGGGCGGATAAACGGGCGGCACAGAGCAGCCGGGCGACATCGGTAACAGTCATTCCCTGATGCAACATAAGCATAGCGATTAGCTGCCGTGCATCGTTTTTATCGCGAGTCTGCTGTGCTTCTTTACGCATAAAACGTCGTTCTTCAGGAAAAATAGCTGCTATGATCGGCATCGCTCAGTCCGGTTGGTGATTTGTGATGTCTGGCGATTGATCAGATCGCACAATCCGGGCTGAGTTCCCTCAAAAGGATCTATTATTTTACGAAGTTATTTAACAGGTAAACATGTGAGAACCTTTCTCACATGTTTGTTTTAGATAATAAATAAGAAAATATTCGATAAATAACATACAAAGATAATAAAAACACGAAATAATAATCGTCCGGAAAAAGATTAACGCATAGTACGGCTAAAATGATGATAACCAATGGAAGAGCTATATCCAGAAGAAATAACGAAATTAGAGATTTAAACATTAATAACACTCCCCATAATCTTGCTTAAATCTTCCTCTTTAAGATTAGGGTAAGCTTTAGTTTCAATTATTATTTTAGCAAAAACCGACTCAATAACAAAATAAAGCATTTCGATTTTATTTGCATATAATATCCAATAGAATGTCGGAACCAATGATTCCAAATACCTTGCTGCAAGAGCAGCAATGATACCAGTGCGGTTTCTACCGTATATGCAATGCCGTATCTTGCTGCCTGCGTAGAAGTATAGTTAACCAGAACGTCCGGTGTTTTAGAAATAGTTTTACGAACAGCGCCATTAGGGTTATCTTTATATTTATCATCCAGTACATAATTAATATATAGTTTAATCATATCAAAAATGACATTTTACCTTCTGTATAATTCGTTTAATGCCAATACCATTCTCTTATCTTCGTGTATTAATTCATGACAGACATATTGATATCCAGGCAAAACACAAAACTGTTCATTTGCTTTTGAACGCTGCACTCAGTATTCTGATGAGCTATATTTAACACTCTATTTAAATAGCGAGATTATATGAGAGTAAAAAAACCATTTATTTTCATTGCGTTATCTTTAACACTTACAATCGTAATCCCGGAAATTCTCTTCAGGGTACTATCAATTGAAAATTTTATCATTGTTATTGAATCGTTAAATTTTTTATCCGCTCCATTATTATTAGCCCCTCTTTATGAAGCCCTTTTGGTTTCATTAATACTGTCATATATCATCATGAAAATATACTATATCGTTCGCAATAACAAAAAGTAATCGCTACCTGCTATATTGGTTTGAATGCCTGACAATCCCCGGCCCCCGGATCAGAAGCTATCGGGGGATTTTTTGTACCGGATCATCGCTGTGATTGACCATAGCGCCATCATACAAAGAGTTCAAATACAAACGCCGATATATCTGCACAAACACCCCTTTTTGAGAGTGAATATTGCCGACCGTAATTTCATCATCGGTTACACGACTTTTCCAGCACTCAGCGGCGACATCACACGTTGCCTGAAGTTGATAGCCCTCTGCTTGCAGGTAGTGACGAATAGGCTGCGCTTCAACAACGTCATAAAATTTCACCGTAAAAACGTACGCTTCCGTACCGGTAATTCTGCCAAATTCAAATTTATAATTATTTGATATTCTTGGCATATCTTTTAATAACTGCGGTGTGTAATATTCATACGCTCGTCTGTCTTGCTCGCTATAATAAGCGCTACTGGCAAACGCCATCTTTACATATGGCCAGGCCAAAATCAGGGCAATACCCGTATGCCAGTGATCCCCATCCCCATTAAGGCAATGATGTTTTTTTTCATAATCCAGCCCTGCCGTTACTGGCAATATGATAAATGTTTCATCCTGCTATAGCAGGATCACCTTAATAGACAGAAAATCATTATAAGGGATAACTATTCACATAAAAGCGGCTTATGGCCTTGATACGACGCGCCAGCAGCCCGGCAGGGCTGAAGCGAAATCTTCAGCTGTCAATCACCAGATTATCGGAAAATGATCCCTGAAACGCTTCAAACCCGTCTCTGCCGATAATACCTCATGTACCATTAACATCAAAAGCTCAGCCATACTCATCCTCCGCCACACAATATTTTCCGTTTCCTGAATGGAGCCCTACAATAGAAACACACTAAAAAATGGTCGTGTATGTGGTGTAGAAACTCAGTTCAGGTTAGCATGCTGTTTCTACCGCTCAATCTTATCAATCCGGAGCCTTATCATGTCATCTCGCCGCTATAATCCTGATCGTCATCGTGACATGCTACTGGATCGAATTAACCAGGATATCACCGCTGCTGTCACTCAATCATTACGGGAAGATTTAGGTGGCGAGATCAATGCCAGTAACGATATTAGTGCACAACTGTTCCCGAAAGAGGCGCATTCTCATGCCGTGGCTATCAGCCACGAAACGGGGGTATTTTGTGGCCAGCGCTGGGTAGAGGAGATATTTATTCAACTGGCCGGAGATAGTGTCAATATTGTCTGGTATGTAGAAGATGGTGATCTCATTCAGGCCAATCAGCGGCTCTTCGAACTGAACGGCCCTTCCCGCCTGTTGTTGACCAGTGAGCGTACCGTACTGAATTTCGTGCAGATATTGTCTGGTGTTTCCAGTGAAGTTCGCCGTTATGTGGATCTACTGGCAGGAACCAAAACCCAGCTTCTTGATACCCGTAAAACGCTGCCTGGTTTGGGAACCGCGCTGAAATATGCGGTGTTGTGCGGTGGTGGCGCTAATCATCGCTTAGGGTTGTTCGATGCCTTTTTCCTCAAAGAGAGCCACATTCTGGCTTCAGGTTCACTCCGTCAGGCGATTGAAAAGGCTTTCTGGCTGCATCCTGATGTCCCGATAGAAGTCGAAGTGGAATCGCTGGATGGCCTGAAGGAAGCGCTGGATGCTGGCGCCGATATCATCATACTCGACAATTTCACGCTTGATCGGGTACGGGAGGCGGTCAAAATAACGCATGGTCAGGCGGCACTGGAAGTTTCCGGCAATATCACCGCGAAGACGATACGCGAATTTGCCGAAACCGGAGTCGATTATATCTCTGTCAGTGCGCTCACCAAACATATCCACGCGCTCGATATCACCCTCTCTTTTCACTGAAAAAATCGCCCCGGTGTTACTGATCCAGCGCCGGGGATTTTTTGCGAGTTCGCTCACATCTTTTTGCGGACTATCTGTAATCACAACTAAAAACGTGGAAATCGCTTTCGCGTGCTGTGAATTATCATTCGTCACCGTCTGTCAGGTTCGGCATAGTGCTCAAAACAACATTCAGGAGCACTGAGATATGGATAAACAACGCGGTTTTACTCTGATCGAGCTAATGGTCGTCATCGGCATCATCGCTATTCTGAGCGCCATTGGCATTCCTGCCTATCAAAACTACCTGCGTAAAGCCGCACTCACCGACATGCTGCAAACCTTCCTGCCCTATCGCACTGCGGTTGAGTTATGTGCGCTTGATCACGGCGGGATCACCGACTGTGATAGCGGCAGCAACGGTATCCCCGCCACATCCACGTCGCGTTATGTCGCCAGTATGCGTATCAGCAAAGGTATTGTCACACTCAATGGGCAGGAAAGCCTCTCTGGTCTGAAGATTACGATGACGCCCGTCTGGGATAATGCCAACGGGATCACTGGCTGGCAACGCATATGTCATGTTGACAGCGACAATACACTTAAACAGGCCTGTGAAGACGTTTTCCGCAATCACTAAGGTGGCGACCATGAACAACGATCAGTTGATCACGCTCTGTCAGCGCTATCATGCCCTGCTTTTACATAACGATGAGCACA
It encodes:
- the aceE gene encoding pyruvate dehydrogenase (acetyl-transferring), homodimeric type, which translates into the protein MSERLLNDVDPIETRDWLQAIESVIREEGVERAQYLIDQLLSEARKGGVKVAAGSASGHYINTIAVEDEPEYPGNLELERRIRAAIRWNAIMLVLRASKKDLELGGHMASYQSAATFYEVCFNHFFRAHTEQDGGDLVYFQGHISPGIYSRAFIEGRLTEEQMNNFRQEVHGHGLSSYPHPKLMPDFWQFPTVSMGLGPLAAIYQAKFLKYLQHRGLKNTSAQKVYSFLGDGEMDEPESKGAINIATREKLDNLIFVINCNLQRLDGPVTGNGKIINELEDIFAGAGWEVIKVIWGDRWDELLRKDTSGKLVQLMNETVDGDYQTFKSKDGAYVREHFFGKYPETAALVADWTDEQIGALNRGGHDPKKVYAAFKKAQEVQGRPTVILAHTVKGYGMGDVAEAKNIAHQVKKMNMDGVRHFRDRFNVPVADADLEKLPYITFPQGSEEYNYLHAQREKLNGYLPARRRQFTEKLELPTLADFSALLEEQSKEISTTIAFVRALNVMLKNKSIKDRLVPIIADEARTFGMEGLFRQIGIYSPNGQQYTPQDRELVAYYKEDEKGQILQEGINELGAGASWLAAATSYSTNNLPMIPFYIYYSMFGFQRIGDLCWAAGDQQARGFLIGGTSGRTTLNGEGLQHEDGHSHIQALTIPNCVSYDPAYAYEVVVIMHDGLERMYGEKQENVYYYITTLNENYHMPAMPEGAEEGIRKGIYKLETLAGNKGKVQLLGSGSMLRHVREAAQILAKEYGIGSDVYSVTSFTELARDGQDCERWNMLHPLETPRVPYIAQVMNDAPAVASTDYMKLFAEQVRNYIPASDYRVLGTDGFGRSDSRENLRHHFEVDADYVVVAALGELAKRDEIDKKVVAEAIARFNIDADKVNPRLA
- the pdhR gene encoding pyruvate dehydrogenase complex transcriptional repressor PdhR, with translation MAYSKIHQPKLSDVIEQRLECLILEGTLRPGEKLLPERELAKQFDVSRPSLREAIQRLEVKGLLFRRQGGGTFVQNHLWQSFSDPLVTLLTDHPESQLDLLETRHALEGIAAYYAALRGTDEDKARIRELHHAIELAQQSGDSEAESEAVLRYQIAVTEAAHNVVLLHLLHCMEPMLAQNMRHNFELLYARREMLSLVSEHRRDIFAAIIAGKPDQAREASHRHLAFIEQILLDRHREESRRERSLRRLQQRKDGNFGS
- the aroP gene encoding aromatic amino acid transporter AroP; translated protein: MEGQQHGDKLKRSLKNRHIQLIALGGSIGAGLFMGSASVIQSAGPGIILGYVIAGFIAFMIMRQLGEMVVEEPVAGSFSYFAYKYWGNFAGFSSGWNYWVLYVLVGMTELTVVGKYIHFWWPQVPMWVSAASFFVIINAINLANVKVYGEMEFWFAIIKVVAVVAMILFGCWLLLSGHGGPQATIRNLWDQGGFLPHGFSGLVMVMTIIMFSFGGLELVGITAAEASHPEKSIPKATNQVIYRVLIFYIGSLTILLSLLPWTRVTDKTSPFVLIFHELGDVLVANALNIVVLTAALSVYNSCVYCNSRMLFGLAQQGNAPRILLNVDKRGVPVTTILVSAVVTALCVLINYLVPESAFNLLMALVVSALVINWAMISLAHIKFRCAKQQQGITTRFPSLFYPLSNWICLLAMGAILIIMLMTPGMAISVYLIPVWLAALGVGYLVKQKSICRAKIK
- the ampD gene encoding 1,6-anhydro-N-acetylmuramyl-L-alanine amidase AmpD — encoded protein: MQWDGGWLMGARRVPSPHYDCRPDNEIPSLLVVHNISLPPGEFGGPWIDAFFSGTLDPHAHPFFAQIAQLRVSAHCLIRRDGEIVQYIPFDKRAWHAGVSCYHGRERCNDFSIGIELEGTDTLPYTDRQYQQLAAVTRQLIARYPAIASNITGHSDIAPARKTDPGPAFDWLKFRNLLLVAPDNKSP